The Chiloscyllium plagiosum isolate BGI_BamShark_2017 chromosome 8, ASM401019v2, whole genome shotgun sequence genome includes a window with the following:
- the LOC122552233 gene encoding skin secretory protein xP2-like, translated as MADDEQAAAPAEEGQPEEAPPEEPAPEEAPPEEPAPEEAPPEEEAPPEAPAPEEAPPEPAPEEAPPEPAPEEAPPEPAPEEAPPEPAPEEAPPAEAKEEAPPAEAKKEEPPEEVKKEEPPAEAKEEAPPEEAKKEEPPEEVKKEEPPAEAKKEEPPAEAKKEEAPAEAKKEEAPAEAKKEGESCEVPPGEEKKADKSCEKPKPEEEKEKPKAGEETCERAKSQEEKEKEEKEKEEKEKAKKATDTCEKPKPQEEKEKEEKQKAKKAECERLKAEKAKEERPKPAESSCAKPKPEERPKPAEACEKSKEEGKICTCRDSKPANGGCKWVEPKETSASSNQCSKGNESFCSCGSPKDPGAKTCAGAQSGACSCGFQHSESSSCGHSYH; from the coding sequence ATGGCGGACGACGAGCAAGCTGCAGCtcctgcggaagaggggcagccCGAGGAGGCACCACCTGAGGAACCCGCCCCAGAAGAGGCACCACCTGAGGAACCCGCCCCAGAAGAGGCACCACCTGAGGAAGAGGCACCACCTGAGGCACCAGCCCCAGAAGAGGCACCACCTGAACCGGCCCCAGAAGAGGCCCCACCTGAACCGGCCCCAGAAGAGGCCCCACCTGAACCGGCCCCAGAAGAGGCACCACCTGAACCGGCCCCAGAGGAAGCACCACCTGCAGAAGCCAAGGAAGAGGCACCACCTGCAGAAGCCAAGAAAGAGGAACCGCCCGAGGAAGTCAAGAAAGAGGAACCACCTGCAGAAGCCAAGGAGGAGGCACCTCCTGAGGAAGCCAAGAAAGAGGAACCGCCCGAGGAAGTCAAGAAAGAGGAACCACCTGCCGAAGCCAAGAAAGAGGAACCACCTGCCGAAGCCAAGAAAGAGGAAGCTCCTGCCGAAGCCAAGAAAGAGGAAGCTCCTGCCGAAGccaagaaagagggagagagctgTGAAGTACCTCCTGGGGAAGAGAAGAAAGCGGACAAAAGTTGTGAAAAGCCAAAGCCggaagaggagaaagaaaaacCCAAGGCAGGTGAAGAGACATGTGAGCGAGCAAAGTCCcaagaggagaaagaaaaggaggagaaggaaaaggaggagaaagaaaagGCCAAGAAAGCCACGGACACATGCGAGAAACCAAAGCCCCaagaggagaaagagaaagaggagaAACAAAAGGCCAAGAAAGCCGAATGTGAGAGACTAAAAGCAGAGAAAGCCAAGGAAGAGCGGCCAAAACCCGCAGAAAGTTCTTGTGCCAAACCGAAGCCTGAAGAGAGACCGAAACCTGCAGAAGCTTGCGAGAAATCAAAAGAGGAAGGGAAGATTTGTACGTGCCGAGACTCGAAGCCAGCAAACGGAGGCTGCAAGTGGGTAGAGCCAAAGGAAACCTCAGCCAGCTCCAACCAGTGCTCGAAAGGCAATGAATCCTTCTGTAGCTGCGGGAGCCCAAAGGATCCCGGAGCCAAGACCTGTGCAGGTGCCCAATCAGGAGCCTGCAGCTGTGGGTTCCAACACTCCGAGTCCTCATCCTGTGGACACTCTTACCATTAG